In a genomic window of Candidatus Zixiibacteriota bacterium:
- the uvrB gene encoding excinuclease ABC subunit UvrB → MQSHYTESAGFRLVSSYSPRGDQPAAIAELLDGLKKGAKYQTLLGVTGSGKTFTVANVIEKYKRPTLVISHNKTLAAQLYGELKAFFPQNAVEFFISYYDYYQPEAYLPTTDTYIEKDTSMNEDIDRLRLRATASLLEREDVIIIASVSCIYGLGSPKDYRDLLLFLEKGQNHDRDTLIRSLIDIHYSRNDIDFSRGHFRVRGDTIELIPAYQETALRIEMFGDEIDRISEIDPLTGEIISERNKVAIYPARHFVTTEPKLEQAIETIRAELEERLQQFRAAGKLLEAQRLESRTKYDLEMMKEIGYCSGIENYSRYLTGRAPGERPATLLDFFPGEFLIIIDESHQTVPQLRGMYAGDRSRKEVLVEHGFRLPSALDNRPLFFDEFESTIDNVIFVSATPADYELEKSGGVVVEQVIRPTGLCDPKISIRPLAHQVDDLLEEIRRRAAVHERVLVTTLTKRMAEDLSEYLNKLGVRVRYLHSEIDAIDRTEIIRGLRLAEFDVLVGINLLREGLDLPEVSLVAILDADKEGFLRSERSLIQTSGRAARNKNGEVIFYADKITDSMRKAIEETDRRRQKQLEYNRKHNINPETIFKTREEILQATRFADSKTEEPEKIEKPDYFADMTAEGKIAFLLKAMKKAADNLEFETAAALRDEIKNIKTDLKKKRSRK, encoded by the coding sequence ATGCAGAGCCACTATACCGAATCAGCCGGTTTTCGGCTGGTTTCCAGTTATTCACCTCGCGGGGATCAACCGGCGGCTATCGCGGAATTGCTGGATGGACTCAAGAAAGGGGCCAAATATCAGACTCTTCTGGGAGTGACAGGGTCAGGGAAGACCTTTACAGTTGCCAATGTTATTGAAAAGTACAAACGACCGACCCTGGTTATTTCGCATAACAAGACTCTGGCCGCCCAGCTTTATGGCGAATTGAAGGCTTTTTTCCCCCAGAATGCCGTCGAGTTCTTCATCAGCTACTACGATTATTATCAGCCTGAAGCATATCTGCCCACGACCGATACCTATATTGAGAAAGACACCTCCATGAATGAGGATATCGATCGCCTACGGCTGCGCGCGACCGCCTCGCTTCTGGAACGGGAAGATGTTATCATCATTGCCTCGGTTTCCTGCATTTATGGCCTCGGTTCACCCAAAGATTACCGCGACTTGCTGCTTTTCCTCGAAAAAGGCCAGAATCATGATCGTGATACTCTTATTCGCTCGCTGATAGATATTCATTATAGCCGCAATGATATAGATTTTTCCCGGGGGCATTTTCGGGTCAGGGGGGACACCATTGAGTTGATTCCAGCTTATCAGGAGACCGCTTTGCGAATCGAAATGTTCGGAGATGAAATTGACCGCATTTCCGAAATCGACCCCTTGACCGGCGAGATTATCTCGGAAAGGAATAAGGTGGCAATTTATCCGGCCCGGCATTTTGTCACAACCGAACCGAAGCTGGAGCAGGCGATTGAAACAATCCGGGCTGAACTGGAAGAAAGGCTGCAGCAATTTCGGGCCGCAGGGAAACTGCTGGAAGCCCAGCGCCTGGAATCGCGGACAAAGTATGACCTGGAAATGATGAAAGAGATCGGATACTGCAGCGGCATAGAGAATTATTCCCGGTATCTGACCGGGCGGGCGCCAGGGGAACGACCGGCCACTCTGCTCGATTTCTTCCCCGGTGAATTTTTAATAATAATCGATGAATCACACCAGACTGTGCCTCAGTTGCGCGGGATGTACGCCGGGGATCGCTCCCGCAAGGAGGTCCTTGTGGAGCATGGTTTTCGCCTTCCTTCCGCGCTCGACAACCGACCGCTCTTTTTTGACGAGTTCGAATCTACGATTGATAATGTAATCTTTGTCTCGGCGACCCCGGCCGATTATGAACTCGAGAAATCAGGCGGAGTAGTGGTGGAACAGGTTATTCGACCGACAGGCCTCTGCGACCCCAAGATCTCCATTCGTCCTCTGGCCCATCAGGTTGACGACCTTCTGGAGGAGATTCGGCGCCGGGCGGCCGTTCATGAACGAGTGCTGGTGACGACTCTTACCAAGCGAATGGCCGAAGACCTGTCGGAATATTTGAACAAATTGGGGGTACGTGTTCGTTACTTACATAGTGAGATCGATGCCATCGACCGAACCGAGATTATCCGCGGCCTGCGGCTGGCGGAGTTTGACGTGCTGGTAGGAATAAATCTTTTGCGGGAGGGGTTGGATCTTCCGGAGGTGTCGCTGGTGGCGATCCTTGATGCCGACAAAGAAGGATTTCTTCGGTCAGAACGCTCGCTCATTCAGACTTCAGGGCGTGCCGCCCGCAATAAGAACGGAGAAGTCATATTTTACGCCGATAAAATCACCGATTCGATGCGCAAAGCGATCGAGGAAACCGATCGCCGGCGCCAGAAACAACTGGAATATAACAGGAAACATAATATCAACCCGGAAACCATATTCAAAACCAGAGAAGAAATCCTTCAGGCCACACGCTTTGCCGATTCGAAGACGGAGGAGCCGGAGAAGATTGAAAAACCTGATTATTTCGCCGATATGACGGCCGAGGGGAAGATCGCTTTTCTCTTGAAAGCGATGAAGAAAGCGGCCGACAATCTTGAATTTGAAACCGCGGCGGCACTGCGCGATGAAATAAAAAATATCAAAACCGACCTCAAAAAGAAACGTAGCAGAAAGTAG
- the rplU gene encoding 50S ribosomal protein L21: MFAVFESGGLQFNAELGAILKVPYLSIKPGEMVSIERVLLVKQGENALIGTPYLNSARVEAEVISEGQAEKVEIYKFKKRTKYRKHLGHRQKYSEIKIMKIVAPEN; the protein is encoded by the coding sequence ATGTTTGCAGTTTTTGAGTCGGGTGGCTTGCAGTTCAACGCCGAGCTTGGCGCGATTTTGAAAGTACCGTATCTCTCAATCAAGCCCGGAGAGATGGTGTCTATCGAGAGGGTTCTCCTAGTGAAGCAGGGTGAAAATGCCCTTATTGGCACTCCCTACCTGAATTCGGCCCGGGTCGAAGCCGAGGTTATCAGCGAAGGACAGGCGGAAAAAGTAGAAATCTATAAGTTTAAAAAACGCACCAAATATCGGAAGCATCTCGGCCATCGCCAGAAATATTCTGAAATCAAAATCATGAAAATCGTTGCGCCGGAAAATTGA